The Pecten maximus chromosome 11, xPecMax1.1, whole genome shotgun sequence genome has a segment encoding these proteins:
- the LOC117337611 gene encoding uncharacterized protein LOC117337611 codes for MRGVVIEGRWLVVLTICFTLMGRVVGEYNFTVFETKRLHENLEYNCSSIGLQLAKVDSQAKWDQANDILTNFQRRMPEKDIYIGLHYNETLQKFFWVDGEEMTWTKWYYNEPFNAALRPCVIMAVDGYLQFRTVDCQYELFYACSKEIIPTTTPAPPTTQKISPSYNSPYEMITGLTVGFLVFGFISALCILMCWCCFFSNAKLRKKLDPVKIATYSISAARNNKAESSLPPPVFSKSKTTGYDNPMMAGQVSTVGNFPQKPRTAPVIGYGASEFDDIPSKPNSASSYRSASINDSVPSSKEGSNEAFGFM; via the exons ATGAGAGGAGTAGTCATTGAAGGTCGGTGGCTGGTGGTCTTGACAATTTGCTTCACTTTGATGGGACGTGTCG TTGGAGAGTACAACTTCACGGTATTCGAGACGAAACGTCTTCATGAAAATCTGGAATACAATTGTTCAAGTATTGGTCTCCAGCTAGCCAAGGTCGACAGTCAAGCCAAGTGGGACCAAGCCAATGACATCCTCACAAATTTTCAGAG GAGAATGCCGGAAAAGGATATATACATTGGTCTCCACTACAACGAGACATTACAGAAGTTTTTCTGGGTGGATGGCGAAGAAATGACTTGGACAAAATGGTACTACAACGAGCCATTCAATGCGGCGCTAAGGCCGTGCGTTATCATGGCGGTCGATGGATATCTCCAGTTCCGAACAGTCGACTGCCAATATGAGCTCTTCTACGCTTGTAGCAAGGAAA TTATACCGACAACGACACCTGCTCCCCCTACG ACCCAGAAAATC TCTCCAAGCTACAACAGTCCGTACGAGATGATAACTGGCCTGACCGTTGGGTTTTTGGTATTCGGATTTATCTCGGCTCTCTGCATCCTCATGTGTTGGTGCTGCTTCTTCTCAAATGCCAAGCTGAGGAAGAAACTGGACCCTGTAAAGATCGCCACATACAGTATTAGTGCTGCGCGTAACAACAAGGCCGAATCCAGTCTCCCTCCGCCAGTCTTCAGCAAATCTAAAACCACGGGCTACGATAATCCAATGATGGCAGGTCAGGTGTCAACTGTCGGCAATTTTCCGCAAAAACCCAGAACAGCTCCCGTTATAGGATATGGTGCATCGGAGTTCGACGATATCCCGTCCAAACCAAACAGTGCATCTTCGTATCGCTCCGCCAGCATCAATGACAGTGTTCCTTCATCAAAGGAAGGGAGCAACGAGGCTTTTGGATTTATGTAA